DNA sequence from the Acidobacteriota bacterium genome:
TCATGGATACATATTCCATGCACATGCGCCACACAGTGAACGCGGTCGTCACCGGTAAGCCGGTCGCTCTCGGCGGTTCGCTCGGGCGTCGCGAAGCTACGGGCCGCGGCGTAATGTTTACAGTAAATGAAGCTATTAAACGTTTTAACCTCACGCCTGAGCAAACGACCGTTGTCGTTCAGGGTTCGGGAAACGTAGGCGGCATCGGTGCGGAATTGATGCACGCGGCTGGTTACAAGGTGATTGCCATATCGGATGTCGGCGGCGGTGTTTACAATCCCAACGGCCTTAATATCCCGCACGTTCTCGAATATCTGAAGAACAACAAATCACTCGAAGGCTATCCGGATGTCGAATTTGTGGATAACAAAGCACTGCTCGAACTTGAGTGCGACGTTCTTGCCCCGTGTGCGACTGAGAATCAGATCACATCGGAAAATGCTGACCGCATTCGCTGTAAAATTCTTGCTGAAGGAGCTAATGGCCCGACCACACCGAAAGCAGATAAGATCCTGCACGATAAGGGCATCTTTGTCATTCCGGACATTTTGGCTAACGCCGGCGGCGTCACAGTCTCATATTTTGAATGGGTTCAGGACCGTATGGGATATTTCTGGTCTGAAGCCGAAGTGAACGAACGCCTTGAGGTTAAAATGATCGCAAGCTTTAACGAACTCGTGCATTATGCAGATAAACATAATGTGGATTCGCGAACAGCGGCGTACATGCTGGCAATCGATAGGGTCGCCTATGATACTCGTATGCGCGGGATCTACGCTTGATCAGCGACGGCAAGGTTCGAAAAAACTTGATTTTTGTGGGTAGTTACGTTAACGTCAAAAGTCGGGGGAATTGTCTTTAAGTGTTGACTTTGAAGTCAAACTCCTCTATAAACATAGCGTAAGTATTGATTTTTCTTTATTTGCACTACGTCCGGTTTCCACCACTTTTGGGT
Encoded proteins:
- a CDS encoding Glu/Leu/Phe/Val dehydrogenase, coding for MANPMADEMRRFRGSDEKNPFEAMSERFDRAARLLNLEEDLYAVMRVPSRELKVYIPVRMDTGHIQVFEGFRVQHNFARGPAKGGIRYAPDVTLDEVKALSAWMTWKCAVVNVPFGGGKGGVICDPHQMSIGELERLTRRYTSELIDFIGPDKDVPAPDMNTGEQTMAWIMDTYSMHMRHTVNAVVTGKPVALGGSLGRREATGRGVMFTVNEAIKRFNLTPEQTTVVVQGSGNVGGIGAELMHAAGYKVIAISDVGGGVYNPNGLNIPHVLEYLKNNKSLEGYPDVEFVDNKALLELECDVLAPCATENQITSENADRIRCKILAEGANGPTTPKADKILHDKGIFVIPDILANAGGVTVSYFEWVQDRMGYFWSEAEVNERLEVKMIASFNELVHYADKHNVDSRTAAYMLAIDRVAYDTRMRGIYA